A genomic window from Brassica oleracea var. oleracea cultivar TO1000 chromosome C8, BOL, whole genome shotgun sequence includes:
- the LOC106311278 gene encoding F-box protein At3g60790-like — MTTRSSSSTSSPRKLQYHIDDHDWISKLPDELLQTILSKLSTEEAVRTSRLSSRWMDVWKWRTRYHLVLHMNKVLETTPDEDLHRVSVELARSMTKAIKNHHRGHLERCIIHYEVLQCKNATLQSWIHTATRLKHTKSLTLTNRIPGYRRGYKRTSYLRLLPDTFSHHSLTSLSLCGFLVIIIPHAFSNCENLKTLKLLNIAIPQASDLSGVLAACTSLELIVLQVDFLTQDGVLKIENNSVKFLQVTFPYEIDRIEVYVTCLDVLDIRFIKGKRENFIIAGPNIQVNKNAWVSDHGIHTPRLVYNVSSYLAQEKKIICREVLVSDFHDMRRDGSLSVTVDMTDPKEVEIVKEVLLMWATNKMIELEIFFKNKKAPKDEGECSTNNRAHKNLLEDAKPFPTATFRVYNVRLYNFDGSNEEEFAFASRLVTQKTVVRKMMIETTSFPPTKKLNAEADVAKLMELPKGYKRLRIECF, encoded by the exons ATGACGACACGCTCATCATCATCAACATCGTCACCTAGAAAGCTCCAATATCATATCGATGACCATGATTGGATCAGCAAACTCCCAGACGAGTTATTGCAAACGATTCTCTCAAAATTGTCCACCGAAGAAGCTGTACGAACAAGTCGTTTATCGTCACGATGGATGGATGTGTGGAAATGGAGGACGAGATATCATCTCGTCCTCCACATGAACAAGGTCTTGGAAACAACCCCCGATGAAGATTTGCACCGAGTTTCTGTTGAGTTGGCTAGGTCAATGACCAAG GCTATAAAGAATCACCACCGTGGCCACCTAGAGCGTTGCATTATTCACTATGAAGTATTACAGTGTAAGAATGCTACGCTCCAAAGTTGGATCCACACAGCTACTCGTTTGAAACACACAAAAAGTCTCACACTTACAAACCGTATCCCTGGTTATCGAAGGGGTTACAAAAGAACTAGTTATCTCCGCTTGCTCCCAGATACATTCTCACATCATAGCCTCACTTCACTGTCACTTTGTGGTTTTTTGGTAATAATAATTCCACATGCATTCAGCAATTGCGAGAACCTTAAGACCCTTAAGCTTTTAAACATAGCCATCCCACAGGCTAGTGACCTTAGCGGAGTTTTAGCAGCTTGCACCTCCCTCGAGTTGATTGTGTTGCAAGTCGATTTCCTTACCCAAGATGGTGTGTTGAAGATTGAGAACAACAGCGTGAAGTTCTTGCAAGTGACTTTCCCATATGAGATTGATAGGATCGAAGTGTATGTAACTTGTCTAGACGTGCTCGACATCAGGTTTATCAAAGGTAAGAGAGAGAACTTCATCATCGCTGGTCCCAACATCCAGGTTAACAAAAATGCTTGGGTGAGTGATCACGGTATTCATACGCCTCGCCTCGTCTATAATGTATCATCATATCTCGCTCAG GAGAAAAAAATCATTTGCCGTGAGGTTTTGGTGAGTGATTTTCATGATATGAGACGGGATGGGTCTTTATCAGTGACTGTAGATATGACTGATCCGAAAGAAGTGGAGATAGTGAAGGAAGTTTTGCTTATGTGGGCTACTAACAAGATGATAGAGCTTGAGATTTTTTTCAAG AACAAGAAAGCTCCTAAAGATGAAGGTGAATGTTCTACTAACAACAGAGCACATAAAAATTTGTTGGAGGATGCAAAACCGTTCCCTACCGCTACTTTCCGCGTTTATAACGTGCGGTTGTATAACTTCGACGGTTCGAATGAGGAAGAGTTTGCGTTCGCTTCCCGTTTGGTGACGCAAAAGACCGTGGTTAGGAAGATGATGATTGAGACCACGTCGTTTCCTCCGACGAAGAAGTTGAATGCAGAAGCAGATGTGGCCAAGTTGATGGAACTTCCTAAAGGTTACAAACGTCTTCGTATTGAATGCTTCTGA
- the LOC106311252 gene encoding F-box protein At3g60790-like, giving the protein MTTCSSSSSSSSSPRKLQYPIDDNDWISKLPDELLQLILSKLSTEEAVRTSLLSSRWEDVWKWRSHLVLDMNKVLETTPDEDLHRVSVELARSMTKAINNHRGHLESCIIQHYVSQCKDGTLQSWIHSVTRLEHTKDLTLVNYIPATRRCTGASLLSLLPDTFSHHSLTSLSLFGYTLIGQRAFSNCKNLKTLKLINIVISQASVLSGVLAACSSLEVVVLKVNFLTPRGVLKIENNNLKFLQLSFLYEIDRMEVYATCLDVLDIRCIKVKRDNFILVAPNIQVNTNVWLDDHGRIDCPHLYYHVSSYLAQEEKNIWHELLVSDFHDMRRSGCLSVSVDLTDPEEVEILKEVLLMWTNLLMEFEILFKNKKSPIEEGECSTSDRTHAKPFPNGDVCFYNVWLYNFDGWNEEEFAFASRLLMQETVIIKMMIETSSFPPTKKSNAEAAVAKLMELPKRYKHVIKCF; this is encoded by the exons ATGACGACATGCTCATCATCATCATCATCATCATCGTCACCTAGAAAGCTCCAATATCCTATCGATGACAATGATTGGATCAGCAAACTCCCAGACGAGTTATTGCAATTGATTCTCTCAAAATTGTCCACCGAAGAAGCTGTAAGAACAAGTCTTTTGTCGTCACGATGGGAGGATGTGTGGAAATGGAGGTCTCATCTCGTCCTCGACATGAACAAGGTTTTGGAAACAACCCCCGATGAAGATTTGCACCGAGTTTCTGTTGAGTTGGCTAGGTCAATGACCAAG GCTATAAATAATCACCGTGGACACCTAGAAAGCTGCATTATTCAGCATTACGTATCCCAATGTAAGGATGGTACGCTCCAAAGTTGGATCCACTCAGTGACTCGTTTGGAACACACAAAAGATCTCACACTTGTAAACTACATCCCTGCTACAAGGCGTTGCACGGGAGCTAGTTTGCTCAGCTTGCTCCCAGATACATTTTCACATCATAGCCTCACTTCACTATCACTTTTTGGATACACCCTAATAGGTCAACGTGCCTTCAGCAATTGCAAGAATCTTAAGACCCTCAAGCTTATAAACATTGTCATCTCACAAGCTAGTGTCCTTAGTGGAGTTTTAGCAGCTTGCTCCTCCCTCGAGGTGGTTGTGTTGAAAGTCAATTTCCTAACCCCACGTGGTGTGTTGAAGATTGAGAACAACAACTTGAAGTTCTTGCAATTGTCTTTCCTTTACGAGATTGATAGGATGGAAGTGTATGCAACTTGTCTAGATGTTCTAGACATCAGGTGTATCAAAGTTAAGAGAGACAACTTCATCCTCGTTGCTCCCAATATCCAGGTTAACACAAATGTTTGGTTGGATGATCACGGCCGTATTGATTGTCCTCACCTCTACTATCATGTATCATCATATCTCGCTCAG GAGGAAAAAAACATTTGGCATGAGCTTTTGGTGAGTGACTTTCATGATATGAGACGGTCTGGGTGTTTATCAGTGAGTGTAGATTTAACTGATCCGGAAGAAGTGGAGATACTGAAGGAAGTTTTGCTTATGTGGACCAATCTTTTGATGGAGTTTGAGATCTTGTTCAAG AACAAGAAATCTCCTATAGAAGAAGGTGAATGTTCTACTAGCGACAGAACACATGCGAAACCGTTCCCTAACGGTGATGTATGTTTTTATAATGTGTGGTTGTATAACTTTGATGGTTGGAATGAGGAAGAGTTTGCGTTTGCTTCACGTTTGTTGATGCAAGAGACTGTGATAATTAAGATGATGATCGAGACTTCTTCGTTTCCTCCGACGAAGAAGTCGAATGCAGAAGCAGCTGTGGCCAAGTTGATGGAACTTCCTAAACGTTATAAACATGTTATTAAATGCTTCTGA
- the LOC106309213 gene encoding uncharacterized protein LOC106309213 yields MQLGKYLPIPQWGKKVAASDTPASSDPPKKHQPPHTAPSPQVAAPAPPPNSSVPPPQPTPISAMPSTAIPPKHVSDQPPSFQLVPYTQAPSSPASSPDTIPSLKLPRSSPSNQRFSTFTDQLNFFTKPITTFSLDSTPWMLGGDFNQILHPAEHSSTAVSSLSPDMIQFKDCLSQMGMFDLRFQGSFFSWTNRYPEASIAKKLDRLLINSQILTLYPDCSAFFLPSLTSDHASCMLNLAYKIPSCDTRPFKFFSYLSKHPCFHQVVLDSWTQAGSWNLNALVQIMQAPTPQLFELEKQAIDRWNYLRMIEECYFTQRSRINWLKEGDLNTTYFFLIVQTRLNFNIIRLFTLPSGTILTDPLEMSSHAVRHFSSTLGPGPPHCVVTASTAEWFQSLSPFRCDQDQSIKMTAIPTCEEITTVMHKLNPNKAPGPDGLTSGFYKATWSILGNEVTASIQHFFFSSFMPSATNSTILTLVPKHARASLITDF; encoded by the exons TTCCTCAATGGGGAAAAAAGGTTGCTGCCTCTGACACTCCAGCTTCGTCGGATCCCCCTAAGAAGCATCAACCTCCTCACACTGCGCCTTCCCCTCAGGTTGCTGCTCCTGCACCTCCCCCTAACTCCTCTGTCCCTCCACCCCAGCCAACCCCCATCTCTGCCATGCCTTCAACCGCCATCCCCCCTAAGCATGTTTCTGATCAACCTCCATCTTTCCAGTTGGTCCCCTATACCCAAGCTCCCTCCTCTCCTGCTAGCTCCCCAGACACCATACCATCCTTGAAACTTCCTAGATCCAGTCCCTCTAATCAGAGATTCTCCACTTTCACTGACCAGTTAAATTTCTTCACCAAACCTATCACT ACATTCTCTCTCGACTCCACACCTTGGATGCTAGGTGGTGATTTCAATCAGATCTTGCATCCTGCTGAACACTCTTCAACTGCAGTGAGCTCACTCTCTCCTGATATGATTCAATTTAAGGACTGCCTCTCACAAATGGGCATGTTTGATCTTCGCTTCCAAGGCTCCTTTTTCTCCTGGACTAATCGTTACCCTGAAGCCTCGATTGCCAAAAAACTCGACCGCCTCTTAATCAACAGCCAAATCCTTACCCTCTATCCTGACTGCTCAGCCTTCTTCCTCCCCTCCCTCACCTCAGATCACGCCTCATGCATGCTTAACCTAGCCTACAAAATTCCTTCTTGTGACACCCGTCCCTTTAAGTTCTTCAGCTACCTATCCAAACACCCCTGTTTTCACCAAGTGGTACTAGATTCTTGGACTCAAGCCGGAAGCTGGAACCTCAATGCTCTC GTACAAATAATGCAGGCTCCTACGCCTCAGCTTTTTGAATTAGAGAAGCAGGCTATTGATCGCTGGAATTACCTGAGAATGATTGAGGAGTGCTATTTCACGCAAAGGTCTAGGATCAATTGGCTTAAGGAGGGAGACCTGAACACAACTTACTTCTTCCTGATTGTGCAAACTCGCCTTAACTTCAACATCATCAGATTGTTCACCCTTCCCTCTGGTACGATCTTAACTGACCCCTTGGAGATGAGCTCCCATGCAGTCCGCCACTTTTCTAGTACTCTCGGACCAGGGCCCCCTCACTGTGTGGTAACAGCCTCCACTGCTGAATGGTTCCAGTCTCTATCCCCCTTCCGATGTGACCAGGACCAGAGTATCAAAATGACCGCAATTCCAACCTGCGAGGAGATCACTACTGTCATGCATAAGCTAAATCCTAACAAGGCACCAGGGCCAGATGGACTTACCTCGGGTTTCTACAAAGCGACATGGTCAATCTTGGGAAATGAAGTCACAGCCTCGATCCAGCACTTCTTCTTCTCGTCCTTCATGCCTTCTGCTACTAATAGCACCATCCTCACTCTCGTCCCCAAACACGCCAGAGCTTCTCTCATTACTGACTTCTGA